One genomic window of Diospyros lotus cultivar Yz01 chromosome 8, ASM1463336v1, whole genome shotgun sequence includes the following:
- the LOC127807211 gene encoding cytochrome P450 78A7-like: MELNSLIYEDKTWWVATLPAVFEIQNMCNTWLIVYVFSMIAFLAAFALLLWVFSNAGPAWKNCQTQMGCVQIPGTRGLPIFGSLFTLSRGLAHRTLAAMAASQAATQLMAFSLGSTPAVVASDPVTAREILTSPHFADRPIKQSARLLMFSRAIGFSPNGAYWRLLRRIAASHLFAPKRILAHESGRRLDCAAMLTAVQKDQAFHGFVALRKHLQVASLNNIMGIVFGKRYDTAHDSEESRELREIVREGFDLLGAFNWSDHLPWLSCFFYDPFQVNERCLALVPRVRRIVEQIIAQHRVNGPMKLSDTSDFVDVLLSLDGQEKLQDDDIIAVLWEMIFRGTDTTALLTEWVMAELVLNPEVQAKLQQELQTLTTAVADADESKVPYLQAVVKETLRMHPPGPLLSWSRLSTSNVHLSNGMVIPANTTAMVNMWAITHDPRVWEDPLLFKPERFLTPEAAGADLREGDLRLAPFGAGRRGCPGKNLGLVTVSLWVAELVRHFKWVEDGTRPVDLSEVLKLSCEMKNPLSVVAVPRVGASTF; encoded by the exons atggagttaAATAGCTTGATTTATGAGGATAAAACTTGGTGGGTGGCCACTCTGCCTGCtgtttttgaaatccaaaacatGTGTAACACTTGGCTTATTGTCTATGTCTTCTCAATGATAGCCTTTTTGGCTGCTTTTGCGCTCCTACTATGGGTTTTTTCGAATGCTGGTCCGGCTTGGAAAAATTGCCAGACCCAAATGGGTTGCGTCCAGATTCCGGGAACTCGAGGGCTTCCCATATTTGGTAGCCTATTCACATTGAGTCGTGGCTTGGCTCACCGGACCctggcggccatggcagctagCCAAGCTGCCACCCAGCTCATGGCCTTTAGCTTGGGCTCGACTCCAGCTGTAGTAGCCTCGGACCCAGTCACTGCCCGAGAGATCTTGACATCTCCCCACTTCGCGGACCGTCCAATCAAGCAGTCAGCTCGACTGCTCATGTTCAGTCGAGCCATCGGCTTTTCCCCTAACGGGGCCTACTGGCGGCTCTTGCGACGGATCGCCGCCTCTCACCTCTTCGCACCCAAGCGCATTTTAGCCCACGAGTCTGGGCGTAGGCTAGACTGTGCCGCCATGTTAACCGCAGTGCAAAAGGATCAAGCATTCCATGGGTTTGTAGCTCTAAGAAAGCACCTCCAGGTTGCCTCTTTAAACAACATAATGGGGATTGTATTTGGAAAAAGATACGACACAGCGCATGATAGCGAAGAGAGTCGAGAGCTGCGTGAGATTGTGCGAGAAGGGTTTGATCTCTTGGGAGCTTTCAATTGGTCGGACCATTTGCCATGGCTGAGCTGCTTCTTCTACGACCCTTTTCAGGTCAATGAACGTTGCCTTGCTCTTGTTCCTCGGGTCAGAAGAATCGTCGAGCAGATTATTGCTCAGCACAGAGTTAACGGACCCATGAAACTCTCCGATACCTCGGACTTCGTCGACGTTTTGTTGTCTTTGGACGGCCAAGAGAAGCTCCAGGACGATGATATCATCGCTGTTTTATGG GAAATGATCTTTCGAGGCACAGATACAACAGCGCTTTTGACAGAGTGGGTGATGGCAGAATTGGTGCTGAATCCAGAGGTTCAGGCCAAGCTTCAACAAGAACTCCAAACCCTAACAACAGCCGTCGCAGACGCTGACGAGTCCAAAGTGCCCTATCTCCAGGCAGTGGTGAAGGAGACTCTACGCATGCATCCACCCGGACCCCTACTCTCCTGGTCCCGCCTTTCCACGTCCAACGTCCACCTCAGCAACGGCATGGTGATTCCCGCCAACACCACCGCCATGGTCAACATGTGGGCCATCACCCACGACCCACGTGTCTGGGAGGACCCTCTGCTCTTCAAGCCGGAGAGGTTCTTGACCCCGGAAGCCGCCGGCGCGGACCTGCGGGAAGGCGATCTGAGGCTAGCGCCGTTCGGAGCCGGGCGCCGGGGTTGCCCCGGGAAGAACCTGGGGCTCGTCACCGTGAGCCTCTGGGTGGCGGAGCTGGTGCGCCATTTTAAGTGGGTTGAAGATGGGACTCGTCCCGTTGATCTGAGCGAGGTACTGAAACTGTCCTGTGAGATGAAGAACCCTCTCTCCGTGGTGGCAGTTCCAAGGGTTGGCGCCTCAACGTTTTAG